One Dermochelys coriacea isolate rDerCor1 chromosome 21, rDerCor1.pri.v4, whole genome shotgun sequence genomic window carries:
- the LOC119846433 gene encoding guanylyl cyclase-activating protein 1 — protein sequence MGNMDGKSVEELSATESHQWYKKFMTECPSGQLTLHEFKQFFGLKNLSPASNKYIEQMFETFDFNKDGYIDFMEYVAALSLVLKGKVEQKLRWYFKLYDVDGNGCIDRGELLNIIKAIRAINQCHETMTAEEFTDIVFDKIDINGDGELSLEEFMEGVQKDEPLLEILTRSLDLTHIVQMIQNDGKNPQGSDQTGKAAE from the exons ATGGGGAACATGGATGGGAAATCCGTGGAAGAATTGAGTGCCACCGAGTCCCACCAATGGTATAAGAAGTTCATGACGGAGTGTCCCTCAGGCCAGCTCACCCTGCATGAGTTCAAGCAgttttttggtttgaaaaatcTGAGTCCAGCATCAAACAAATACATTGAGCAAATGTTTGAGACATTTGACTTTAATAAG gaTGGCTACATTGATTTTATGGAATATGTGGCAGCTCTGAGCCTTGTCTTGAAGGGAAAAGTGGAACAGAAACTGAGATGGTATTTCAAGCTCTATGATGTGGATGGGAATGGCTGCATTGACAGAGGAGAATTATTGAATATCATCAAG GCTATTCGAGCCATAAACCAATGTCACGAAACAATGACAGCTGAGGAATTCACAGACATTGTGTTTGATAAAATCGATATTAATGGAGACG GTGAGCTCTCCTTGGAGGAGTTCATGGAGGGAGTACAGAAGGACGAGCCGCTCCTTGAAATTCTCACCCGGAGCTTGGACCTGACGCACATTGTCCAGATGATCCAGAATGATGGGAAGAACCCGCAGGGCTCGGATCAGACGGGAAAGGCGGCTGAATag